A single window of Gossypium arboreum isolate Shixiya-1 chromosome 13, ASM2569848v2, whole genome shotgun sequence DNA harbors:
- the LOC108461374 gene encoding uncharacterized protein LOC108461374, with protein sequence MASFRNKFQDAVRTFARSPRFTKDPRKLQFEVDINRLFMYTSYNSLGKNADEADAEHIIDMASKASFADQQKQVQENIHNQIKNLCTAMDAILLNVNEPQESQSKATPSRSGLSFAIGRNGPTNNHPDVPKTRPLKRTELSQRLKDSIGYTLDVKQSQIPHSEAGQGLFLNGEATVGSVIAIYPGVIYSPAYYRYIPGYPRVDAQNTYLITRYDGTVINAQPWGYGGETRELWDGSKMLDAKLNTDATEKGSDRFWKMLSKPLESSRVGNGEVLERRNPLALAHFANHPAKDTVPNVMICPYDFPLTEKDMRAYIPNLSFGNAEEVSMRRFGSFWFRWGSRNSESNGPVLKTLVLVATTALCDEEVLLNYRLSNSKRRPSWYTPVDEEEDRRRWS encoded by the exons ATGGCTTCTTTTCGCAACAAATTCCAAGAT GCTGTGAGAACCTTTGCAAGAAGCCCTAGATTTACTAAGGACCCAAGGAAACTCCAGTTTGAAGTTGACATTAACCGCCTTTTTATGTATACCAG TTACAATAGTTTGGGAAAGAATGCGGATGAGGCTGATGCGGAGCATATCATCGACATGGCTAGTAAAGCCTCATTTGCCGACCAACAGAAGCAAGTGCAGGAAAATATTCATAATCAAATTAAAAACCTCTGCACTGCAATGGATGCAATCCTTCTCAATGTCAACGAGCCGCAAGAATCTCAGTCCAAAGCTACTCCTTCCCGAAGTGGGCTCAGTTTTGCTATTGGGAGGAACGGCCCAACTAATAACCATCCTG ATGTTCCCAAGACAAGGCCATTAAAACGCACCGAACTCTCACAGAGGTTGAAGGATTCCATTGGGTACACTCTTGATGTCAAACAGTCTCAAATACCCCACAGCGAAGCTGGACAAGGTTTATTTTTGAATGGTGAAGCTACTGTTGGATCTGTAATTGCCATATACCCTGGTGTTATATATTCTCCGGCTTATTACCGATACATTCCTGGATACCCAAGAGTCGATGCACAAAACACGTATCTGATAACGAGATACGATGGGACTGTCATCAATGCCCAACCTTGGGGTTACGGAGGTGAAACACGTGAATTATGGGATGGCTCGAAAATGCTAGATGCAAAGCTCAACACGGATGCAACAGAGAAAGGCTCGGATCGGTTTTGGAAAATGCTTAGCAAGCCTTTGGAGAGCTCGCGAGTGGGGAATGGTGAAGTTTTGGAACGTAGGAACCCTTTAGCCTTGGCACATTTTGCCAATCACCCTGCTAAAGATACGGTGCCAAACGTGATGATCTGTCCTTACGACTTCCCGCTGACTGAGAAAGACATGAGAGCTTACATTCCAAATTTATCATTTGGAAACGCTGAAGAAGTAAGCATGAGGAGATTCGGCAGTTTTTGGTTCAGATGGGGTTCGAGAAACAGCGAGTCAAATGGTCCGGTTTTGAAGACTCTTGTTTTGGTGGCTACTACAGCACTTTGTGATGAAGAAGTGTTGTTGAACTACAGGTTAAGTAACTCGAAACGAAGACCATCATGGTATACTCCCGTCGACGAAGAGGAGGATCGACGGAGATGGAGCTAA